A single genomic interval of uncultured Desulfobacter sp. harbors:
- a CDS encoding ThiF family adenylyltransferase, protein MPKDHSLESRARIEKDCQGKICRVIGDQDLLELADILNVPLHQMYLQSMEKGILPLRYLRNTPSITLEQQITLQSSHVAVVGAGGLGGHVIEGLVRLGIGVLHIFDPDTFDETNFNRQAFSSQNTLGKPKVHVIQECCRLINPAVKITAHQIAVKDQKQNVLFADVKVIVDALDSPGDRLTLAAIASKCSLPLVHGAVAGFGGQVMVIRPLDGRMEMLYGGRENACSAEHHLGTPVLSPTLIASFQMMAVLNLLLEKKQSRDSRMVYVDMEKPSLDLFEL, encoded by the coding sequence ATGCCAAAGGATCATTCCCTGGAATCCAGGGCACGGATTGAAAAGGACTGCCAGGGAAAAATCTGCCGCGTCATTGGTGACCAGGATCTTTTGGAGCTGGCTGATATCTTGAATGTTCCCTTGCATCAGATGTATCTGCAAAGCATGGAAAAAGGTATTCTGCCTTTGCGTTATCTTCGCAACACGCCTTCTATCACTTTAGAGCAGCAGATCACCCTGCAATCGTCACACGTGGCTGTGGTCGGGGCAGGGGGCCTTGGTGGCCATGTTATAGAGGGGCTTGTCCGCCTGGGAATCGGCGTGCTACACATTTTTGACCCGGACACTTTTGATGAAACCAATTTTAACCGCCAAGCGTTTTCCTCTCAAAACACCCTGGGCAAACCTAAAGTCCACGTGATTCAGGAATGCTGCCGGCTGATCAATCCTGCTGTAAAGATTACGGCCCATCAGATTGCAGTGAAGGATCAGAAGCAGAATGTTCTGTTTGCAGATGTTAAGGTGATTGTTGATGCCCTTGATTCCCCAGGTGACAGACTGACCCTGGCTGCCATTGCTAGCAAATGTAGTTTACCCCTGGTGCATGGGGCCGTTGCCGGATTCGGGGGGCAGGTGATGGTTATCCGCCCCTTAGATGGGCGCATGGAAATGCTTTATGGCGGCCGGGAAAACGCCTGTTCCGCCGAACACCATTTAGGTACGCCGGTCCTGTCTCCGACCCTTATCGCGTCATTTCAGATGATGGCTGTGCTTAATCTCCTTCTTGAAAAAAAACAGTCCAGAGACAGCCGGATGGTCTATGTGGATATGGAGAAGCCGTCCCTGGATCTTTTTGAACTATAG
- a CDS encoding aldehyde ferredoxin oxidoreductase C-terminal domain-containing protein: MSRILRINTREKTYSFETPAEDIAGLGGRALTSKMILNEVPATSHPLSKYNKLVFAPGLLSGTAAANSGRLSVGGKSPLTGGIKESNSGGLVSQKLARLGIKALVLEDKPEDDGFSMIVIKKDSVEFLAADEYVGVCNGDMITKLWERFGKRVATASIGVAGEQRLTSASIQFADPKGHPGRAAGRGGLGAVMGSKKIKAIVVDDKGAERVALHDPEAFKAANKKWVELLTSHPVSGQGLPAFGTAVLVNVINEAGALPTKNFRTGRFEHAKDISGEVMAANIEKRGGVPSEGCHPGCVIKCSQIYNDKDNNYLTSGFEYETVWAFGSHCLIKDLDDIAMMDRLCDDFGLDTIDTGVAMGIAMEAGIIPWGDGKAAIELLKKVGTGDPMGKIIGNGAAFTGQALGIDRVPVVKRQALPAYDPRAVKAVGVTYATSTMGADHTAGYGVCQNILGVGGSIDPLKKDNNVETSKTLQIATAAIDAAGLCLFVAFPILDNPEGLQMVVDMINARYGLSLVVDDVVNLGISILKDELEFNRRAGFTPKDDQLPDMFKEEVAPHNVTWDFTNEELAEAVKF; encoded by the coding sequence ATGTCAAGAATTTTAAGAATAAACACCAGGGAAAAAACTTACTCATTTGAAACACCGGCCGAAGATATTGCAGGGCTTGGCGGACGGGCCCTGACGTCGAAAATGATTTTAAATGAAGTCCCTGCCACATCCCACCCTTTAAGCAAGTATAACAAACTGGTCTTTGCGCCGGGGTTGTTATCGGGCACTGCTGCTGCCAACTCAGGGCGGCTTTCCGTGGGCGGAAAATCTCCGTTGACCGGTGGTATTAAAGAGAGTAACAGCGGCGGCCTTGTTTCCCAGAAATTGGCACGGCTCGGGATTAAAGCGCTGGTTTTGGAAGATAAGCCTGAAGACGACGGGTTCTCCATGATCGTTATTAAAAAAGACAGTGTCGAATTCCTTGCCGCAGACGAATACGTGGGCGTATGCAACGGCGATATGATCACAAAGCTCTGGGAACGGTTCGGAAAACGTGTGGCCACTGCAAGTATCGGGGTTGCCGGGGAACAGCGCCTGACATCCGCTTCCATCCAGTTTGCCGATCCCAAGGGACATCCAGGCCGGGCAGCCGGCCGCGGGGGGCTTGGGGCGGTCATGGGGTCAAAGAAGATCAAGGCCATTGTAGTGGATGACAAAGGTGCGGAACGTGTGGCACTTCATGACCCCGAAGCCTTTAAGGCGGCCAATAAAAAATGGGTGGAACTGCTCACGTCTCATCCGGTTTCAGGCCAGGGCCTGCCTGCCTTTGGTACAGCCGTTCTGGTAAATGTCATTAATGAAGCCGGTGCCCTGCCAACCAAGAATTTCAGAACCGGACGGTTTGAACATGCCAAGGACATCAGTGGCGAAGTTATGGCAGCCAACATTGAAAAGCGGGGTGGGGTTCCTTCGGAAGGGTGCCATCCGGGCTGCGTGATCAAATGTTCTCAAATTTATAATGATAAGGACAATAATTACCTCACTTCAGGGTTTGAATATGAAACTGTCTGGGCTTTTGGTTCCCACTGCCTGATCAAGGATCTGGATGATATTGCCATGATGGACAGACTGTGTGATGATTTTGGCCTTGATACCATTGATACGGGTGTGGCCATGGGTATTGCCATGGAAGCCGGCATTATCCCCTGGGGAGACGGCAAAGCGGCCATTGAGCTGCTTAAAAAAGTGGGCACAGGCGATCCCATGGGCAAAATCATCGGAAACGGCGCCGCCTTCACCGGTCAGGCCCTGGGTATTGACCGGGTGCCGGTGGTAAAACGCCAGGCCCTGCCGGCCTATGACCCAAGAGCGGTCAAAGCCGTAGGTGTTACATATGCTACATCCACTATGGGCGCAGATCATACTGCAGGATACGGGGTGTGCCAGAATATTTTAGGTGTGGGCGGTTCCATTGATCCGTTGAAAAAGGATAACAACGTGGAAACCTCCAAAACGCTTCAGATCGCCACCGCAGCCATTGATGCGGCCGGACTGTGTCTGTTCGTGGCCTTTCCGATACTTGACAATCCAGAAGGTTTGCAGATGGTTGTGGATATGATCAATGCAAGGTATGGCCTAAGTCTTGTGGTTGATGATGTGGTAAACCTCGGTATTTCCATTCTGAAAGACGAATTGGAATTTAACCGCCGGGCCGGTTTTACGCCTAAGGATGACCAGCTGCCTGATATGTTCAAGGAAGAGGTTGCACCGCACAACGTCACCTGGGATTTCACAAATGAGGAACTGGCTGAAGCCGTGAAATTTTAA
- the ftsY gene encoding signal recognition particle-docking protein FtsY, whose product MVFSFFKKKKKTPETIPVSEENRPEEEPISPESSLQADLQSDVEPDLQPDESNAAKEFVEEEPTSPEEPAMDLESAIDPTPSKEPEPDIEADPVQESDTAQEPDTEQEPTQTEEHVLQSQTQVQEKPAIQKSTGLLSKLKSGLSKTRTILNTDVTELFSSTKAINDDLFDELEERLVTSDLGIDITMELMERIRKKSRGLSTGDQLRQVLKDELLTLFHEPAPPAPSRPKPYVIMMVGVNGTGKTTTLGKLAMKYNAEGKKVLIAAADTFRAAAIEQVEIWAQRAGADIVRHKEGADPAAVAYDAVEAAMARGADVVLIDTAGRLHTQKNLMEELKKIKRSVDKKYKGAPHDVMMVIDATTGQNALSQTDIFHKAVGLTQMSVTKLDGTAKGGIVAAVSSTMNLPIAYIGVGEAIDDLQEFDAKRFIDALFDD is encoded by the coding sequence GTGGTATTTAGCTTTTTTAAAAAGAAAAAGAAAACCCCTGAGACCATACCCGTTTCAGAAGAAAACAGACCCGAAGAAGAGCCTATTTCACCGGAATCTTCTTTGCAAGCAGACTTACAATCAGACGTAGAACCGGACTTGCAGCCAGACGAATCTAATGCGGCAAAGGAATTTGTCGAGGAAGAGCCAACCTCGCCCGAAGAACCGGCCATGGACCTTGAATCAGCCATAGATCCGACGCCTTCCAAAGAGCCGGAACCGGACATCGAAGCGGACCCTGTCCAGGAATCCGATACAGCCCAGGAACCGGATACAGAGCAGGAACCGACCCAGACTGAAGAACATGTTCTCCAGTCACAGACACAGGTTCAGGAAAAGCCGGCAATCCAAAAGAGCACAGGGCTGCTCTCAAAACTTAAATCCGGTCTATCCAAAACCCGGACTATTCTCAATACAGATGTCACAGAACTGTTCTCCTCGACCAAAGCCATAAATGACGATCTGTTTGATGAGCTCGAAGAACGTCTGGTCACCTCTGATCTTGGCATTGACATCACAATGGAGCTGATGGAGCGAATCAGAAAAAAAAGCCGTGGTCTGTCCACGGGGGATCAGCTTCGCCAGGTGCTAAAAGACGAATTGCTCACCCTTTTCCATGAACCCGCCCCCCCTGCCCCATCCAGGCCCAAGCCCTATGTCATCATGATGGTGGGTGTCAATGGGACCGGCAAAACAACCACACTTGGCAAACTGGCCATGAAATATAACGCCGAAGGCAAAAAGGTCTTGATTGCAGCAGCAGACACCTTCAGGGCCGCAGCCATCGAGCAGGTAGAAATCTGGGCCCAGCGTGCCGGTGCGGACATTGTACGGCACAAGGAAGGGGCGGACCCTGCCGCCGTTGCTTACGATGCCGTTGAAGCAGCCATGGCAAGGGGAGCTGATGTGGTGCTCATTGACACGGCAGGCAGGCTGCACACCCAGAAAAATCTCATGGAAGAGTTAAAAAAGATAAAGCGTTCCGTGGATAAAAAATACAAGGGCGCACCCCATGATGTAATGATGGTCATTGACGCCACCACCGGCCAGAATGCCCTGTCCCAGACAGATATTTTCCACAAAGCCGTGGGGCTTACCCAGATGAGTGTCACCAAACTGGACGGCACGGCAAAGGGCGGGATTGTGGCAGCAGTCTCATCCACCATGAACTTGCCCATTGCCTACATTGGTGTGGGTGAGGCCATAGATGATCTGCAGGAATTTGATGCAAAACGCTTTATCGATGCGTTGTTCGACGATTGA
- a CDS encoding diguanylate cyclase, translating into MVEQRNDKTEQLQAEIIKLRSQKDRLLKELDAVEAQYGNLDSLYRRYFPVILDALSQDGTAFGKACIQLATAMRKKASPAKIEYIFGQIKTAMIHEDIGPATAPKKKGFFSSFRKTSSEDQILDNLRQSYQDVVNHLKSTLDKKYTTKLESITSNLLKIDDIQDFETVRENIFSLIFNYISETSQDREKVNAFIRDIVARIFEIEKRLASSYEQTSSLLSSNQGLESILNNEMAGIKNSFDAAESLDDLRAKISTGLSSIERALQKKKNVDQAISRLAEKSKNSFTSGFAKLKQELQSATKYSEELEKKLNEDQLTGAKNRRAYDKKIQEEMDRFLRYKNIFSLLIIDADKFKNINDTYGHAIGDRCLQEIIKRTQPLLRKSDMLARYGGEEFVVIMPETDTKGAIQVAEKIRQTIEKIEFLYKEETVRVTVSIGVSCIKDGDKSPADLFGRADMAVYKAKENGRNQVMTQ; encoded by the coding sequence ATGGTCGAACAACGTAATGATAAAACAGAGCAATTACAAGCTGAAATAATTAAATTGAGATCCCAAAAGGATCGCCTGCTCAAAGAGCTGGACGCAGTAGAGGCGCAGTATGGGAATCTTGACAGTCTTTACAGACGGTATTTTCCCGTTATTTTAGATGCTCTTTCCCAGGATGGTACGGCATTTGGCAAGGCCTGCATCCAGCTGGCTACGGCCATGCGGAAAAAGGCTTCCCCGGCTAAGATCGAATACATTTTCGGTCAGATTAAAACCGCCATGATCCATGAAGATATCGGCCCTGCTACTGCCCCCAAAAAAAAGGGCTTTTTTTCCTCTTTTAGAAAAACTTCATCCGAAGATCAGATCTTGGACAATCTCAGGCAGAGTTATCAAGATGTGGTGAATCATCTGAAATCCACGCTTGATAAAAAATATACCACAAAATTGGAATCAATTACCTCAAATCTGCTCAAGATAGACGACATACAAGATTTTGAGACGGTTCGGGAAAATATTTTTTCCCTTATTTTCAACTATATTTCGGAAACCAGTCAAGATCGGGAAAAGGTGAATGCTTTTATCCGGGATATCGTGGCAAGAATTTTTGAAATTGAAAAGAGATTGGCCTCTTCCTATGAGCAGACAAGCTCGTTGCTTTCCTCAAATCAGGGACTTGAATCCATCTTAAATAACGAAATGGCCGGGATCAAAAATTCATTTGATGCGGCTGAAAGCTTAGATGATTTACGGGCAAAGATCTCCACGGGTCTTTCTTCCATTGAAAGGGCATTGCAGAAAAAGAAGAACGTGGATCAGGCCATCAGTCGGTTGGCTGAAAAAAGCAAGAACTCTTTTACCTCCGGATTTGCCAAACTCAAGCAGGAGTTGCAGTCTGCTACAAAATACTCCGAAGAGTTGGAGAAAAAACTCAACGAGGACCAGCTGACCGGTGCCAAAAACCGCAGGGCCTATGACAAGAAAATTCAAGAGGAGATGGATCGGTTTCTTCGGTATAAAAATATTTTTTCCCTTTTGATCATTGACGCGGATAAGTTCAAAAATATTAATGATACCTATGGACATGCCATTGGTGACAGGTGCCTGCAGGAAATTATTAAACGGACTCAGCCTTTATTAAGAAAAAGTGATATGCTTGCCCGGTATGGCGGCGAAGAGTTTGTCGTCATTATGCCGGAGACAGATACAAAAGGCGCAATTCAGGTTGCGGAAAAAATCCGTCAGACCATTGAAAAAATTGAATTCCTGTATAAAGAGGAAACGGTTAGGGTTACGGTCAGCATTGGCGTTTCCTGCATTAAGGACGGTGATAAGTCACCAGCGGATTTATTTGGACGGGCGGATATGGCTGTATATAAGGCAAAGGAAAATGGTCGAAATCAGGTTATGACACAGTAA
- a CDS encoding MoaD/ThiS family protein, whose product MKIEIRLFATLASYAGHGDMDSDGCLSFDGPATIRDAVQRLGVPEQEIKLVFLNGVGASMDSSLKDKDRVGIFPPIGGG is encoded by the coding sequence ATGAAAATCGAAATCAGACTTTTTGCCACCCTTGCCTCCTATGCCGGCCATGGGGATATGGATTCTGACGGTTGTCTCAGTTTTGATGGTCCTGCCACGATACGGGATGCGGTTCAACGTTTAGGTGTCCCTGAACAGGAAATCAAACTGGTGTTTCTAAATGGGGTTGGCGCGTCTATGGATTCTTCTCTCAAAGACAAAGATCGTGTTGGGATTTTCCCCCCCATTGGGGGCGGATGA
- the ligA gene encoding NAD-dependent DNA ligase LigA: MDFDACQIEAQKLRRELTEHSYRYYVLDDPVIDDETYDMMLRQLIDIETRYPELVTEDSPTRRIGAPPLTAFDTASHSVPMLSLDNAFNDQDILDFHVRCLKISGADALTYTAEPKLDGVAVELTYENGVLVLATTRGDGYTGEVITENIRTIKSVPLRLMDNKISVPDFIEVRGEVIIRHKDFEMLNQRRLDTGESVFANPRNAAAGSLRQLDSKITAQRPLTLFVYGVGLVRGLSFSTQALMLECLSDLGFPVNPLTKKSISIRQVLENFNHLETLRPELPYDIDGMVIKVDDILIQQVLGEKIKSPRWAIAYKFPAMEKTSKIVGITVQVGRTGTLTPVAELVPVNIGGVMVSRATLHNADEIERKDIRINDTALVTRAGDVIPKVVKIIPAARTGEERVFTMPETCPVCGSRVRRLEGEAAVKCINAMCSAQIKERIRHFVSKKAFDMDGLGKKLVEQLVDENLVSSFADLFHLDRDTLAGLERMGLKSADNIIAAIAQSKTVSFSRFIFALGIDHTGEHAARLLAQKFADLDALMAADTQAISTIHGMGDTTAGAVTGFFSIEENIKTVKNLIDAGVSITNDLYGDADEKDNAVSGKTIVLTGSFETLTRNQAKAKLLALGAKVTGSVSKKTDIVIAGSKAGSKRTKAEELGITVWDEAKLLELIGGGA, encoded by the coding sequence ATGGATTTTGATGCATGTCAAATTGAGGCGCAAAAGTTGCGCCGGGAATTGACTGAACACAGTTACCGCTATTATGTGCTGGATGATCCTGTCATTGATGATGAGACCTATGACATGATGTTGCGGCAGCTCATTGACATTGAAACCCGCTACCCTGAGCTTGTCACTGAGGATTCCCCCACCCGGCGCATCGGGGCCCCGCCCTTAACGGCCTTTGATACGGCCTCCCACTCGGTTCCCATGCTTAGTCTGGACAATGCCTTTAATGATCAGGATATCCTGGATTTTCATGTCCGGTGTCTGAAAATTTCCGGCGCTGATGCCCTGACCTACACGGCAGAACCCAAACTGGACGGCGTGGCTGTGGAATTGACCTATGAAAACGGGGTGCTGGTCCTGGCCACTACCCGGGGGGACGGATACACCGGCGAGGTGATCACGGAAAATATCAGAACCATCAAATCCGTACCCCTGCGTCTGATGGACAATAAAATATCTGTACCGGATTTCATTGAAGTGCGCGGTGAGGTGATTATCCGGCATAAAGATTTTGAAATGCTCAATCAGCGCCGCCTGGACACAGGCGAATCGGTTTTTGCCAATCCCCGTAATGCCGCCGCAGGTTCCCTGCGTCAGCTGGATTCAAAGATAACAGCCCAGCGGCCTTTGACCCTATTTGTCTATGGTGTGGGTCTGGTGCGCGGTCTTTCTTTTTCCACCCAGGCGTTGATGCTTGAATGCCTTTCTGATCTGGGATTTCCGGTGAATCCGCTTACCAAAAAAAGTATCTCAATACGGCAGGTACTGGAAAATTTTAATCATTTGGAAACCCTTCGTCCGGAATTGCCCTATGACATCGACGGCATGGTGATCAAGGTGGATGATATTTTAATCCAGCAGGTCCTGGGCGAAAAAATAAAAAGTCCCAGGTGGGCCATTGCCTATAAATTTCCGGCCATGGAAAAGACCAGCAAAATAGTGGGTATCACCGTCCAGGTAGGCCGCACCGGAACCCTGACCCCGGTAGCGGAACTTGTGCCGGTGAATATAGGCGGTGTTATGGTTTCCAGGGCGACTCTGCACAATGCTGATGAGATTGAACGAAAAGATATCCGCATCAATGATACGGCATTGGTCACGAGGGCAGGGGACGTGATCCCCAAGGTGGTGAAAATTATTCCTGCAGCCCGGACCGGGGAAGAGCGGGTGTTTACCATGCCCGAGACGTGTCCGGTCTGCGGTTCCAGGGTAAGACGTCTTGAGGGGGAAGCGGCTGTAAAATGTATCAATGCTATGTGCAGCGCCCAGATCAAGGAGCGCATCCGCCATTTTGTATCCAAAAAAGCGTTTGACATGGACGGGCTTGGTAAAAAATTGGTGGAGCAGCTGGTGGACGAAAATCTTGTAAGCTCTTTTGCTGATCTTTTTCATTTGGACCGGGATACCCTGGCAGGGCTTGAACGTATGGGTCTGAAATCTGCCGATAATATCATCGCTGCCATTGCGCAGTCTAAAACGGTTTCCTTCTCACGGTTTATCTTTGCCTTGGGCATTGACCACACCGGTGAGCATGCGGCCCGGCTTTTAGCCCAAAAGTTTGCGGATCTTGACGCGCTGATGGCCGCAGATACGCAGGCCATCAGCACCATCCACGGCATGGGAGACACTACAGCCGGGGCTGTGACCGGATTTTTTTCCATCGAAGAAAACATTAAAACGGTGAAAAATTTGATTGATGCAGGTGTATCCATTACCAATGATCTGTATGGTGACGCCGATGAAAAAGACAACGCGGTCAGCGGCAAAACCATTGTGCTGACCGGCAGTTTTGAAACGCTGACAAGAAATCAGGCTAAGGCCAAGCTTCTGGCCTTAGGTGCCAAGGTGACCGGTTCAGTATCAAAAAAAACCGATATCGTTATTGCCGGCAGTAAGGCCGGTTCCAAACGAACTAAAGCCGAAGAACTTGGCATCACTGTTTGGGATGAAGCTAAGCTTCTTGAGTTGATTGGCGGTGGGGCTTGA
- a CDS encoding type II toxin-antitoxin system HicA family toxin, translated as MPELPRISGDLAIKIFIKLGFCIARQKGSHVVLRKGDKGCVIPKHKALAVGTLKSAIRQAGIQADDFVDAYKGK; from the coding sequence ATGCCTGAACTGCCAAGGATCTCAGGAGATCTGGCCATCAAAATTTTTATCAAACTGGGCTTCTGTATTGCCCGCCAAAAAGGCAGCCATGTGGTTTTGCGTAAAGGCGACAAGGGCTGCGTAATCCCAAAACACAAAGCCCTTGCCGTTGGAACCCTTAAAAGTGCCATCCGCCAGGCCGGTATCCAGGCAGATGACTTTGTTGATGCCTATAAAGGCAAGTAA
- a CDS encoding type II toxin-antitoxin system HicB family antitoxin has product MNVFTAIVQKEDDLYVAHCPEVGTASQGETIEDAVKNLQEATEVYLEEFPIRQIARPLMTTFEVPAHA; this is encoded by the coding sequence ATGAACGTATTTACCGCTATTGTCCAAAAAGAAGACGACCTGTATGTGGCCCATTGCCCCGAAGTGGGAACTGCCAGCCAGGGAGAGACCATTGAAGATGCCGTTAAAAATTTACAGGAAGCTACAGAAGTTTATTTGGAAGAGTTCCCAATAAGGCAGATTGCACGGCCCCTGATGACTACGTTTGAGGTGCCTGCCCATGCCTGA
- a CDS encoding MoaD/ThiS family protein, with protein sequence MGSVLFNAFSFLQKKLKAQNIPCVDAVLDLNDGQCVQDILDGLGIAPQDIEGVFVNGKIAPLDTLLHDGDRIAALPPGTPGPYRLLLGLVSSPNKESDKKSDKKTDNMK encoded by the coding sequence ATGGGTTCTGTACTATTCAATGCGTTTTCATTTCTACAGAAAAAACTTAAAGCGCAAAATATTCCTTGTGTAGATGCTGTTCTTGATTTAAATGACGGTCAATGTGTACAGGATATTTTAGACGGTCTGGGAATAGCACCACAGGATATTGAAGGCGTTTTTGTTAACGGGAAAATCGCACCCCTTGACACCCTGCTTCATGACGGAGACCGGATCGCGGCTTTGCCGCCCGGTACCCCTGGGCCATATCGGCTTCTCTTGGGCCTTGTCTCTTCCCCAAACAAAGAGTCTGATAAAAAATCAGACAAAAAAACGGACAACATGAAATGA
- a CDS encoding nucleoside phosphorylase, with translation MSYPTWSDLNSPSIVPPLGTREARGVGTAALMVSADPDMALIRQGIGKWQSRAFFNSSLLVKEDDPLGMSVAGPYIGAPYGVMLLESLIAKGARAVIVLGWCGGLFPDLSPGDLVVVKTALADEGTSRHYMDLRGDLPVVNADTRLTAKLVDALGTAGLDFQADATLWTTDAIYRETPEKVAWYKDKGACAVDMECSALFAAAAFRKIPIAALLVVSDSLARADGTWDPGFYRKRFKIMRKQACGVAMALTGKLVHGF, from the coding sequence ATGAGCTATCCGACATGGTCGGACCTGAATAGCCCTTCAATTGTTCCGCCGTTAGGGACAAGGGAAGCAAGGGGCGTGGGGACTGCTGCGTTGATGGTCAGCGCGGACCCGGACATGGCATTGATCCGCCAGGGGATCGGCAAGTGGCAGTCCCGCGCTTTTTTTAACAGCAGTCTGCTGGTCAAAGAAGATGACCCTTTGGGGATGAGTGTGGCAGGGCCTTACATCGGGGCGCCCTATGGGGTGATGCTGCTGGAGTCATTGATTGCAAAGGGGGCCCGTGCCGTTATTGTCCTTGGCTGGTGTGGCGGCCTTTTCCCGGATCTTTCCCCAGGTGATCTGGTGGTGGTGAAAACCGCCCTGGCGGATGAGGGCACATCCCGGCATTATATGGATTTGCGTGGTGATCTGCCCGTGGTCAATGCCGATACGCGTCTGACTGCAAAACTTGTGGATGCTCTTGGGACAGCTGGGCTTGATTTCCAAGCCGACGCTACCCTCTGGACCACAGATGCCATTTACAGGGAAACCCCTGAAAAGGTAGCCTGGTATAAGGACAAAGGCGCCTGTGCCGTAGATATGGAGTGCTCGGCCCTGTTTGCGGCAGCCGCTTTCAGGAAAATTCCCATTGCTGCGTTGCTGGTGGTGTCCGACAGTCTTGCCCGGGCAGACGGTACCTGGGACCCGGGTTTTTACAGAAAAAGGTTTAAAATTATGCGTAAACAGGCCTGTGGCGTTGCCATGGCATTGACAGGAAAACTTGTCCATGGATTTTGA